One Candidatus Bathyarchaeota archaeon genomic window carries:
- a CDS encoding Type 1 glutamine amidotransferase-like domain-containing protein yields the protein MPKLYLLGGENVFRRSAKQVNQRAFQDAGEPLNVLVLPWARASFDNKYLRRKRLFDYFISLGACAVNFVEYSDSAQTIAQKMAGSTLVYLTGGVPSVLIERLKNTGVDDLLKNYKGVIVGRSAGALALCKKCVITCHSNSKVKIVDGIGLVDVTLKVHYMQEKASILQKLSTQQNIYAVPEGSALIYDNGNFSAINKVYVFQNGKQQTLMESFLSKELANIKSGLNDNRR from the coding sequence ATGCCAAAACTGTACCTTTTAGGCGGAGAAAACGTCTTTAGAAGAAGCGCAAAACAAGTAAACCAAAGAGCCTTCCAAGACGCTGGAGAACCGCTTAACGTTTTAGTGTTGCCTTGGGCAAGAGCATCCTTCGACAACAAGTACCTGCGAAGAAAGCGGCTTTTTGATTACTTCATAAGCTTAGGCGCTTGCGCGGTTAACTTTGTTGAGTATTCCGACTCCGCCCAAACGATTGCACAGAAAATGGCTGGCTCCACTTTGGTTTATTTAACTGGTGGAGTTCCAAGCGTTCTCATCGAGCGCCTGAAAAACACAGGAGTTGACGACTTACTTAAGAATTACAAAGGCGTCATCGTTGGGAGAAGTGCAGGTGCATTGGCGCTTTGCAAAAAATGCGTAATCACTTGCCACAGCAACTCAAAAGTCAAAATTGTTGACGGCATTGGCTTAGTAGATGTTACTCTTAAAGTGCATTATATGCAGGAAAAAGCCAGTATCCTACAAAAACTTTCAACCCAACAGAATATTTATGCGGTTCCTGAAGGGTCAGCACTGATTTATGACAACGGCAATTTCTCAGCCATCAACAAAGTTTACGTTTTCCAAAACGGCAAGCAACAAACATTGATGGAAAGCTTCCTAAGCAAAGAACTTGCGAACATAAAATCGGGACTTAATGATAATCGGCGTTAG
- a CDS encoding winged helix-turn-helix transcriptional regulator, whose protein sequence is MNAKRVVTAWATLALVFIVIGSFAALLYQQKNFSFTATENSPCRITLHSNMITYRAITIDKICTLAVLPALSVQAPSPAPVLATNSTRAQIYNFVSENPGVQFRGICAVLCLPIGLAEYHLGVLIKSGLVSFVRDGRYKRFFVANKFSRKDMLMISLLRHSRVKRIVEALINNGELSHGKLAGEVAITSQALTWQMKTLKNTKFVLQVNDGIKTIYSLDKNSASTLKRYLAVVG, encoded by the coding sequence TTGAATGCAAAACGAGTGGTTACTGCGTGGGCTACGTTAGCTTTAGTCTTTATTGTCATCGGCTCTTTTGCAGCACTGCTTTATCAGCAAAAAAACTTTAGCTTCACCGCTACAGAGAACAGCCCCTGCAGAATCACACTTCACTCAAACATGATAACGTACCGAGCAATAACCATAGATAAAATCTGCACACTCGCGGTTCTGCCTGCGCTGTCAGTTCAAGCACCCAGCCCAGCACCAGTTCTCGCTACAAATTCGACAAGAGCACAAATCTACAACTTTGTAAGCGAGAACCCCGGCGTTCAGTTTAGAGGAATATGTGCAGTTCTTTGTCTTCCAATCGGGCTAGCAGAATACCATCTGGGCGTGCTCATCAAGTCTGGTTTGGTTTCGTTTGTTCGTGATGGACGTTATAAACGGTTCTTTGTTGCCAACAAATTCTCAAGAAAAGACATGCTGATGATTTCTCTTCTTCGCCATAGCAGAGTTAAGAGGATTGTGGAAGCTCTCATTAACAATGGGGAACTGTCACATGGCAAGTTGGCAGGTGAAGTCGCAATTACTTCGCAAGCCTTAACATGGCAAATGAAAACACTCAAAAACACAAAGTTTGTGTTGCAAGTAAACGACGGAATAAAAACGATTTACTCATTGGATAAGAATTCAGCGTCAACACTCAAAAGATACTTGGCAGTTGTAGGGTAA
- the lsrF gene encoding 3-hydroxy-5-phosphonooxypentane-2,4-dione thiolase, which yields MDWGMKNRLSRLIQKDGKALFLPIDHGYFQGPTHCLEKPAETIKPIYQYADALMLTRGVLRNCIDPAIEKPIIMRVSGAVSVVGEDLANESLVTSIQEILRLNASAVSMSVFVGSKYENKSLSNLAKLVDECEDYSIPVMAVCAVGKELEKREARYLALSARIAAEIGARVVKTYYCKERFEKVVEGCPVPIVIAGGPKAETQREVFDFVYDGMQKGAIGVNLGRNIWQTQYPVASIRAIRAIIHENYTAQEAEDLYNQVIAGKA from the coding sequence ATGGATTGGGGAATGAAGAATCGCTTAAGTAGACTCATCCAAAAAGACGGCAAAGCCCTGTTTTTACCCATTGACCATGGTTACTTCCAAGGACCAACACACTGCCTTGAGAAGCCCGCAGAAACAATCAAACCAATCTACCAGTATGCAGACGCCTTAATGCTGACCCGCGGCGTTTTGCGCAACTGCATTGACCCAGCGATTGAGAAACCAATAATCATGCGCGTCTCAGGCGCGGTCTCAGTGGTTGGGGAAGACTTAGCTAACGAAAGCTTGGTCACATCCATCCAAGAAATCCTCAGACTAAACGCTTCTGCCGTTTCTATGTCAGTTTTCGTCGGAAGCAAATACGAAAACAAAAGCCTAAGCAACCTCGCCAAACTTGTCGATGAATGCGAAGATTACAGCATCCCAGTTATGGCGGTCTGTGCAGTTGGCAAAGAACTCGAGAAACGGGAAGCACGCTACCTTGCGCTATCTGCACGAATCGCAGCGGAAATCGGTGCACGCGTCGTCAAAACCTACTATTGCAAGGAACGCTTCGAAAAAGTCGTTGAGGGTTGCCCAGTTCCAATAGTAATCGCTGGTGGACCAAAAGCTGAAACGCAAAGAGAGGTTTTCGATTTCGTTTATGATGGCATGCAGAAAGGCGCCATAGGCGTTAACTTGGGCAGAAACATTTGGCAAACCCAGTATCCCGTCGCTTCAATCAGAGCCATCCGAGCCATTATCCACGAAAACTACACTGCCCAAGAAGCCGAAGACCTCTACAACCAAGTCATAGCAGGCAAAGCCTAA
- a CDS encoding DNA-binding protein, whose amino-acid sequence MANLAFGRAFLLRAPYDSDLIEFITKQAKKHQIFLANFTAVGAVKSAKLGFYDQTNHEYLTNLLDYPQEIASCIGNISLKEGEPFVHAHAVLADESGNTKGGHLLECKVFAAEVHVTELLGQKVERKKDVQTGLSLWEM is encoded by the coding sequence TTGGCTAACTTGGCTTTCGGTCGAGCGTTTCTTTTGCGTGCCCCATACGATTCTGACCTCATAGAGTTCATAACCAAACAGGCAAAAAAGCACCAAATCTTTTTGGCAAACTTTACCGCTGTAGGTGCTGTGAAATCTGCAAAGCTTGGATTTTACGACCAAACAAACCACGAATACTTAACAAATCTGCTGGATTATCCTCAGGAAATAGCCAGTTGCATAGGCAACATCTCCCTAAAAGAAGGCGAGCCCTTCGTTCACGCACATGCTGTTTTAGCTGACGAAAGCGGAAACACGAAAGGTGGGCACCTGCTTGAATGCAAAGTCTTCGCAGCCGAAGTTCATGTGACGGAATTACTGGGGCAAAAGGTCGAACGCAAAAAAGACGTGCAAACTGGCTTGTCCCTTTGGGAGATGTGA
- a CDS encoding DUF4184 family protein, with the protein MPVTPFHYPVAYILSKLGSSSLSLPALIVGAMVPDLEIPVMALLLGPEAPDRMVLHSLLGGVTVGTLIAVAITVVVYPRLTSAIFPINKLRVAEKCRLTLGLVFSCLIGVLSHVLLDITNHTYNPILWPFLSMYQTPSPIVPLIGGAGVASLIVHGAMVLLFVGLFFNKRNNFWEHLLVG; encoded by the coding sequence TTGCCAGTTACCCCTTTCCACTACCCCGTAGCCTACATACTTAGCAAGCTTGGAAGTTCATCGTTGAGTTTGCCAGCGCTGATTGTGGGTGCCATGGTGCCTGACCTTGAAATTCCAGTGATGGCTCTGCTACTTGGACCTGAAGCGCCTGACAGGATGGTGCTTCACAGTCTCCTTGGAGGCGTAACTGTTGGGACATTAATTGCGGTGGCGATTACGGTTGTTGTTTATCCTCGGTTAACGAGCGCTATTTTTCCTATCAACAAGCTGAGGGTTGCGGAGAAATGTCGTTTGACGCTTGGGCTGGTCTTTTCATGCCTTATCGGTGTTCTTTCCCATGTGCTGTTAGATATTACAAACCACACTTACAATCCCATTCTGTGGCCGTTTCTTTCGATGTATCAAACGCCAAGCCCAATCGTGCCGCTTATTGGTGGAGCAGGAGTAGCTTCCTTAATTGTGCATGGGGCTATGGTGCTTCTGTTTGTTGGATTGTTTTTTAATAAGCGGAACAATTTCTGGGAACACTTACTAGTCGGATAA
- a CDS encoding fasciclin domain-containing protein, with the protein MADIIDLAVSAGNFKTLVTAVQAAGLVDTLKSPGPFTVFAPTDEAFAKLPQGTVENLLQDIPRLRAILTYHVVPGKITSADVVKLKTAKTVEGEEVKIDASRWHGHKMPKINDAEIVQADIMADNGVCHAIDKVLMPPMKMTTT; encoded by the coding sequence ATGGCTGATATTATTGATTTAGCAGTATCTGCGGGCAATTTCAAAACACTTGTTACTGCAGTCCAAGCGGCAGGTTTGGTTGATACATTGAAGAGCCCAGGACCATTCACTGTTTTTGCGCCAACAGACGAAGCCTTCGCAAAATTACCTCAAGGAACCGTTGAAAACCTTCTACAAGACATTCCAAGACTGAGAGCAATTTTAACATATCATGTGGTTCCTGGCAAAATAACTTCTGCAGACGTGGTTAAACTCAAAACCGCCAAAACCGTTGAAGGCGAAGAAGTAAAAATCGATGCTTCCAGATGGCATGGTCATAAAATGCCGAAGATTAACGATGCTGAAATAGTTCAAGCTGACATCATGGCGGATAATGGCGTCTGTCACGCTATTGATAAAGTTCTGATGCCACCGATGAAAATGACAACAACTTAA